One stretch of Glycine soja cultivar W05 chromosome 7, ASM419377v2, whole genome shotgun sequence DNA includes these proteins:
- the LOC114417746 gene encoding uncharacterized protein LOC114417746 has protein sequence MRKLCPNFDNEDGLDTVLEVPIPEEMLSGMGSNGSNRWKNMRTLMNAQFVDKSSGLSTPSNNEFMVLLKLVGAPLIPLQVPSDHNLTRPLKDCSIRDSSAKYIVQQYVAATGGVAALNSLESMYAMGQVRICGSEVRRQGDGYEESVQSRGKTEVGGFVLWQKNPDLWCLELVVSGFKVSAGSNGKLAWNHSSSQPFHANKGPPRPLRRFFQGLDPRCTANLFLDAECVGENNINNEVCFMLRLQTDQHILQAQSMSNTEIVMHTMLGYFSQRTGLLVKFEDTKLVKMKAVKGKESVFWETSIESMIDDYRYIDGINIAHGGRTIATLYRYGAAHNHKHMIEETWTIEEVDFNIVGLSMDCFLPPSDGEREHEGAEQAVGMG, from the exons atgagGAAGTTGTGCCCTAATTTTGACAATGAAGATGGGTTGGATACCGTCCTTGAGGTGCCAATTCCCGAGGAGATGTTGTCCGGCATGGGCAGCAATGGGTCCAATCGTTGGAAGAACATGCGAACTCTCATGAATGCTCAATTCGTTGATAAGTCTTCTGGTCTCTCAACACCATCAAACAATGAATTCATGGTGTTGCTTAAGCTTGTGGGTGCTCCCCTTATTCCTCTTCAGGTTCCATCAGACCATAATTTGACTCGCCCCCTCAAAGATTGTTCCATT AGAGATTCGAGTGCCAAGTACATAGTTCAGCAGTACGTGGCAGCGACGGGAGGAGTAGCTGCGTTGAATTCACTGGAAAGCATGTATGCTATGGGACAAGTGAGAATATGTGGATCGGAGGTGCGTCGTCAAGGTGATGGATACGAAGAAAGCGTTCAATCAAGAGGCAAAACTGAAGTGGGAGGCTTTGTATTATGGCAGAAGAACCCTGATTTATGGTGTTTGGAATTGGTCGTTTCCGGTTTCAAGGTCAGTGCTGGCAGTAATGGAAAGCTAGCTTGGAACCATTCTTCTTCTCAACCTTTCCATGCTAACAAAGGTCCTCCCAGACCCCTCCGCCGCTTCTTTCAG GGACTGGACCCAAGGTGCACGGCTAACTTGTTCCTAGACGCAGAATGTGTAGGAGAGAACAACATTAACAACGAGGTTTGCTTCATGCTCAGGTTACAAACGGATCAACACATTCTGCAAGCACAAAGCATGTCCAATACTGAAATCGTAATGCACACAATGCTGGGTTACTTCAGCCAACGCACGGGGCTACTGGTGAAGTTTGAGGACACAAAGTTGGTGAAAATGAAGGCCGTTAAAGGAAAAGAGTCAGTGTTTTGGGAAACAAGCATCGAGTCCATGATTGATGATTATAGATACATAGATGGCATTAACATAGCGCATGGTGGGAGGACAATTGCCACGCTTTATAGGTACGGTGCGGCGCATAATCACAAACATATGATTGAGGAAACATGGACGATTGAAGAGGTTGATTTTAACATTGTTGGGTTGTCTATGGATTGCTTTCTGCCTCCCTCTGATGGTGAGAGAGAGCACGAAGGTGCAGAGCAAGCAGTGGGAATGGGATAG
- the LOC114420698 gene encoding transcription repressor OFP8-like, whose translation MQNVLRQGEFEETEIQRSVEEDEGSEKRRGTEVKKTTVTRRSVEGKVKESFAVVKKSKDPYEDLRKSMITEMEMSEAEDLEQLLQCFLALNSRSYHAVIVRAFMEIWQQMFVMKNLQTNVKTQEK comes from the coding sequence ATGCAAAATGTGCTGCGACAAGGAGAGTTTGAAGAAACTGAAATCCAGCGTTCCGTCGAGGAAGACGAAGGTTCGGAGAAACGGAGAGGAACGGAGGTGAAGAAGACGACGGTGACGAGGAGAAGTGTGGAGGGGAAGGTGAAGGAGAGCTTCGCGGTGGTGAAGAAGTCGAAGGATCCTTATGAAGACTTGAGGAAATCGATGATAACGGAGATGGAGATGTCTGAGGCCGAAGATTTGGAGCAGCTTTTGCAGTGTTTCTTGGCTTTGAACTCGCGGAGTTATCATGCAGTTATTGTGCGGGCTTTCATGGAGATTTGGCAACAAATGTTCGTAATGAAAAATCTCCAAACGAACGTTAAAACTCAGGAAAAGTAA